The region AGCTCTCCATGGCATTTATCGATCCAAATTATCCTGGAGAACTCAAAGCCAGACCGAACGTAACCTACGTCGGACTGACACGCTATTGGGATGAATTTACAGAATACATGCTGGGTGCCATAGACGCTGCCGGCGGCATGGAGAAACTGCTGGGCGAAGTCATTTCCAATGCGAGCTTGCGGCAGCTGCGCATAGCCGAAACGCAGAAATTCAGGCATGTCACCAGTTTTTTCAACGGGAAGTCCACAACGCCGTATGAGAACGAGGATCAGGTCGATATCCCGAGCCGCTTCGATCCGGCGACCTTTGCCAGCCATCCGGAGATGGAGGCCTATAACGTCACTGCCGAACTCCTCAGGCGCCTCAGCAACAACCCCTACCATTTCATTGCCGTAAACTTCGCCAACGGCGACATGGTCGGCCATACCGGAAATTTAGATGCAGCGACAAAAGCGATCGAAATTGTAGACGAATGCGTGGGCAAGATTGTCGATCGTCTGCTTCAGCTCGACGCACACATCCTCATCACCGCCGACCATGGAAACTCTGAACAAATGATCGATTACCAGACCAGTATGACCAAGACCAGCCATACCCTCAATCCGGTCGAGTTGATTTACGTTGCCGGCGATTCAAAGGGGAAAAAACTTCTCAAACGCGGCAAGCTTTCGGATATCGCTCCCACGGTTCTGTTTTTACTCGAGTTGGATATACCGGCGGAAATGACCGCACAGATCCTGATTGTTTGAGATCATGAACTTGCTGTCATTTTTTTATTCAACCGGAGTCAAAAATTTGGCTACAAATTCCTCCCTTTCACCGCCTACAGATTCATCTCCGACTGTATAACTGCTACCTTAAAATCTGTCTCAGAGCAGATGAATGCTCAGGCTGAACAGTTGAAGGATTTAGTTGATGAGCTTGTTATACTGATAAACGGCCGTGGAAAAGAAGTTCGGAGTTTAAACCACGAGAGCGTAACGACTCAAGAAACCGGCGCTCTTGAAGCTCCTGCAAAATTGATCGCATGCCAAAAAGTAAGTGCGGTCAGAGATTTTTCAAAAGATGCTTTTTTTCCCTATCCGTGAGATAACGCCAGGCACCCTGGGTCAGCCTTCCCAGCTTGATATTTGAGACCCTTATACGTTTAAGTCTTATAACCTGATGTCCCACTTTTCTGACCATGCGTCGAATTTGCCGGTTTTTGCCTTCTTTCAATACAATGCGAAACCGTCTGGCGGAAATCCTGTTGACCTCCGCAGGTCTTGTCTTGGTGCCCATCATCGGAAGACCTTTTGCCAAAGCGGCCAGGGCGCCGTCTGGAATCGGCCTGGCCACCGTGACATCATATTCCTTTTCATGATCAAAGGAAGGATGTGAAAGTCTGTGATGGAGCCGTCCGTCGTTGGTTAGAATCAAAAGTCCGGTTGAGTCTTTGTCAAGCCTTCCGACCGGATAGACCCGCTCGGGAATATCAATAAGATCGAGAACAATCTTTTCATCAGCCTGCCGGCAGCTGACGACAAATCCCGGCGGTTTGTTCAGAGCCAGATAAACCAGATCCTGTTTGTTTTCAACGGCTTTACCATCAACTTCCACATGATCGGTTTGAGGGTCAACCTTGGCGCCGAGTTCAGTAATAACCGCGCCGTTAACCTTGACAAGCCCCTTTTTGATGTATTCTTCCCCCTGTCGCCTGGAACAGAATCCGGCGTTTGAAAGAAATTTCTGCAATCGCATCAAGCTCATCGGAAAAATAACCATTTATGGATGGAAACTAGGAACGGTAATCGGCATTGATGCGGACATAATCCACCGAAAAATCGCACGTCAACACCGCCGCGGCGCCATTGGCGATGTTTAAATCAACGGTTACGCAAAATTCCTTCTTTTGAAGGACCTTCGTAGCTTCAGCTTCAACAGCTTTTCCGCAACCCATGCCGCCCTTTACCATTTGAATTTTATCAAAATACACATCGATCTTATCCGGATCTACAAAGGCATCGGCCCGGCCGGCGGCAGCGATAATCCGCCCCCAGTTGGCGTCTTGGCCGAAAAATGCGGTCTTTACCAGCGGAGAATGGGCAATGGTATCAGCGCATTTGCGAGCATCTTCATCTGTTGCGGCCCCCCGCACCAGGATCTCAACCAGCTTGGTTGCACCTTCACCATCTCTGATCAGTTG is a window of Candidatus Desulfatibia profunda DNA encoding:
- a CDS encoding rRNA pseudouridine synthase, whose product is MSLMRLQKFLSNAGFCSRRQGEEYIKKGLVKVNGAVITELGAKVDPQTDHVEVDGKAVENKQDLVYLALNKPPGFVVSCRQADEKIVLDLIDIPERVYPVGRLDKDSTGLLILTNDGRLHHRLSHPSFDHEKEYDVTVARPIPDGALAALAKGLPMMGTKTRPAEVNRISARRFRIVLKEGKNRQIRRMVRKVGHQVIRLKRIRVSNIKLGRLTQGAWRYLTDREKKHLLKNL